In a single window of the Eleginops maclovinus isolate JMC-PN-2008 ecotype Puerto Natales chromosome 6, JC_Emac_rtc_rv5, whole genome shotgun sequence genome:
- the frrs1a gene encoding putative ferric-chelate reductase 1 isoform X1, giving the protein MSPVGLSCLFISVLVCHWVPAGSYSNGKVTKVCGSMEPQHGSSGQASPSPYRLETNSSTFRPGDQIQVILSGTSHFKGFLLQARGASNQGLVSTVGTFTLTDQKKTQLLTCNKHQGSAVSHTSDAQQTEVIVIWHAPADAPTQVQFFVSVVSQYNVFWVKLPGPIIYQHGVTPHPPQTDTTPPPVQPTTSPSILPGPFTSEGCGQSKSCLLDPPDCDPEDPQCFFLSMTTEGPDKMSVTFELSGPAEGYVSFALSRDTWMGDDDVYMCVTDGIRVSVSAAFVSGRSHPEDQSQSGLASVSWRLVDGVIQCRFSRLVKLSNQEPARYDLDQAYFLFLAHGRAQYGRVWKHTQQPFISSHTKHITGAPEVLGGSRGPILMKLHGSLMLLAWMLTGSVGTFIASFYKPDWPKQTLLGQKVWFQVHRGLMMLTVTLTIVAFCLPFFYRKGWSKHAGVHPYLGCCVLTLSLIQPIMALIRPSPDSLRRYIFNWGHWGVGTVTEVLAVAAMFLGMRQSSLLLPQPWATHVLIGYVVWLASFRFLLLMHKHFYIPKSALDTDDQQAIFSQSEHGRCVNVKVSICKSLILAALALGNSALVGVLLSAVAHI; this is encoded by the exons ATGTCTCCTGTAGGCTTGAGTTGTCTCTTTATCTCCGTCTTGGTGTGTCACTGGGTGCCAGCCGGCTCCTACTCTAATGGCAAGGTCACCAAAGTCTGTGGCAGCATGGAACCCCAGCATGGCTCTTCTGGTCAAGCCTCCCCCAGCCCCTACCGCCTCGAAACCAACAGCAGCACGTTCAGACCCGGAGACCAGATCCAAG TCATCCTATCAGGCACATCACATTTTAAGGGCTTCCTGCTTCAGGCCAGAGGTGCATCCAATCAGGGCTTAGTATCCACAGTTGGCACCTTCACCCTGACCGATCAGAAAAAGACGCAGCTGCTCACCTGCAACAAGCACCAG gGTTCAGCAGTGAGCCATACAAGTGATGCCCAGCAGACGGAGGTGATTGTCATCTGGCATGCTCCTGCAGACGCTCCCACACAGGTTCAGTTTTT TGTGTCTGTAGTATCCCAATACAATGTATTTTGGGTGAAGCTGCCTGGACCAATCATCTACCAGCATGGTGTAACTCCCCACCCCCCTCAGACCGACACCACTCCTCCTCCAGTACAGCCAACAACCTCCCCCTCTATCCTGCCTGGGCCT TTTACTTCTGAGGGATGTGGCCAATCAAAGTCCTGCCTGCTTGATCCTCCGGACTGTGATCCTGAAGATCCTCAATGCTTCTTCCTGTCCATGACTACGGAGGGGCCCGACAAAATG TCTGTGACATTTGAGTTGAGTGGGCCGGCGGAGGGATACGTTTCTTTTGCACTGTCCAGGGACACATGGATG ggcgATGAtgatgtgtacatgtgtgtcaCAGATGGGATTAGAGTATCGGTGAGTGCGGCCTTCGTCAGTGGACGATCACACCCTGAGGACCAATCACAG tccGGTCTCGCCTCGGTGTCATGGCGGCTGGTCGATGGTGTGATTCAGTGCAGGTTCAGTAGACTGGTCAAACTGTCCAATCAGGAACCAGCCCGCTATGATCTGGACCAAGCCTACTTCCTCTTTCTAGCTCACGGACGTGCTCAGTACG GTCGGGTATGGAAACATACTCAGCAGCCATTCATCTCCAgccacacaaaacacatcacTGGAGCCCCTGAGGTCCTGGGAGGCTCCCGGGGACCCATCCTCATGAAACTGCATG GTTCTCTGATGCTGCTAGCCTGGATGCTTACAGGAAGTGTGGGTACCTTCATCGCCAGTTTCTACAAACCTGATTGGCCAAAGCAAACTCTGCTTGGCCAGAAAGTCTGGTTCCAG GTTCACCGAGGCCTGATGATGCTTACTGTGACTCTGACCATTGTAGCCTTCTGCCTCCCATTTTTCTACAGGAAAGGTTGGagcaag catgCAGGTGTCCATCCATACCTGGGCTGCTGTGTTCTAACATTATCTCTGATTCAACCAATCATGGCTCTGATCCGACCTTCCCCTGATTCCCTCAG GAGGTATATCTTCAACTGGGGCCACTGGGGAGTTGGCACTGTGACTGAGGTCTTGGCAG TGGCAGCCATGTTCCTTGGGATGCGTCAATCATCGCTGCTCCTCCCTCAGCCTTGGGCAACTCATGTTCTGATTGGCTACGTGGTTTGGCTGGCTTCATTCAGGTTCCTCCTCCTGATGCATAAGCACTTTTACATCCCAAAAT CAGCATTGGACACAGATGACCAACAGGCAATCTTCTCTCAATCAGAGCATGGACGCTGCGTAAATGTCAAG GTGTCCATCTGTAAGTCTCTCATCTTGGCTGCCTTGGCTCTGGGAAACTCTGCCCTTGTTGGTGTCCTGCTGTCTGCTGTTGcacacatttga
- the frrs1a gene encoding putative ferric-chelate reductase 1 isoform X2 has translation MSPVGLSCLFISVLVCHWVPAGSYSNGKVTKVCGSMEPQHGSSGQASPSPYRLETNSSTFRPGDQIQVILSGTSHFKGFLLQARGASNQGLVSTVGTFTLTDQKKTQLLTCNKHQGSAVSHTSDAQQTEVIVIWHAPADAPTQVQFFVSVVSQYNVFWVKLPGPIIYQHGVTPHPPQTDTTPPPVQPTTSPSILPGPFTSEGCGQSKSCLLDPPDCDPEDPQCFFLSMTTEGPDKMSVTFELSGPAEGYVSFALSRDTWMGDDDVYMCVTDGIRVSVSAAFVSGRSHPEDQSQSGLASVSWRLVDGVIQCRFSRLVKLSNQEPARYDLDQAYFLFLAHGRAQYGRVWKHTQQPFISSHTKHITGAPEVLGGSRGPILMKLHGSLMLLAWMLTGSVGTFIASFYKPDWPKQTLLGQKVWFQVHRGLMMLTVTLTIVAFCLPFFYRKGWSKHAGVHPYLGCCVLTLSLIQPIMALIRPSPDSLRRYIFNWGHWGVGTVTEVLAVAAMFLGMRQSSLLLPQPWATHVLIGYVVWLASFRFLLLMHKHFYIPKSLDTDDQQAIFSQSEHGRCVNVKVSICKSLILAALALGNSALVGVLLSAVAHI, from the exons ATGTCTCCTGTAGGCTTGAGTTGTCTCTTTATCTCCGTCTTGGTGTGTCACTGGGTGCCAGCCGGCTCCTACTCTAATGGCAAGGTCACCAAAGTCTGTGGCAGCATGGAACCCCAGCATGGCTCTTCTGGTCAAGCCTCCCCCAGCCCCTACCGCCTCGAAACCAACAGCAGCACGTTCAGACCCGGAGACCAGATCCAAG TCATCCTATCAGGCACATCACATTTTAAGGGCTTCCTGCTTCAGGCCAGAGGTGCATCCAATCAGGGCTTAGTATCCACAGTTGGCACCTTCACCCTGACCGATCAGAAAAAGACGCAGCTGCTCACCTGCAACAAGCACCAG gGTTCAGCAGTGAGCCATACAAGTGATGCCCAGCAGACGGAGGTGATTGTCATCTGGCATGCTCCTGCAGACGCTCCCACACAGGTTCAGTTTTT TGTGTCTGTAGTATCCCAATACAATGTATTTTGGGTGAAGCTGCCTGGACCAATCATCTACCAGCATGGTGTAACTCCCCACCCCCCTCAGACCGACACCACTCCTCCTCCAGTACAGCCAACAACCTCCCCCTCTATCCTGCCTGGGCCT TTTACTTCTGAGGGATGTGGCCAATCAAAGTCCTGCCTGCTTGATCCTCCGGACTGTGATCCTGAAGATCCTCAATGCTTCTTCCTGTCCATGACTACGGAGGGGCCCGACAAAATG TCTGTGACATTTGAGTTGAGTGGGCCGGCGGAGGGATACGTTTCTTTTGCACTGTCCAGGGACACATGGATG ggcgATGAtgatgtgtacatgtgtgtcaCAGATGGGATTAGAGTATCGGTGAGTGCGGCCTTCGTCAGTGGACGATCACACCCTGAGGACCAATCACAG tccGGTCTCGCCTCGGTGTCATGGCGGCTGGTCGATGGTGTGATTCAGTGCAGGTTCAGTAGACTGGTCAAACTGTCCAATCAGGAACCAGCCCGCTATGATCTGGACCAAGCCTACTTCCTCTTTCTAGCTCACGGACGTGCTCAGTACG GTCGGGTATGGAAACATACTCAGCAGCCATTCATCTCCAgccacacaaaacacatcacTGGAGCCCCTGAGGTCCTGGGAGGCTCCCGGGGACCCATCCTCATGAAACTGCATG GTTCTCTGATGCTGCTAGCCTGGATGCTTACAGGAAGTGTGGGTACCTTCATCGCCAGTTTCTACAAACCTGATTGGCCAAAGCAAACTCTGCTTGGCCAGAAAGTCTGGTTCCAG GTTCACCGAGGCCTGATGATGCTTACTGTGACTCTGACCATTGTAGCCTTCTGCCTCCCATTTTTCTACAGGAAAGGTTGGagcaag catgCAGGTGTCCATCCATACCTGGGCTGCTGTGTTCTAACATTATCTCTGATTCAACCAATCATGGCTCTGATCCGACCTTCCCCTGATTCCCTCAG GAGGTATATCTTCAACTGGGGCCACTGGGGAGTTGGCACTGTGACTGAGGTCTTGGCAG TGGCAGCCATGTTCCTTGGGATGCGTCAATCATCGCTGCTCCTCCCTCAGCCTTGGGCAACTCATGTTCTGATTGGCTACGTGGTTTGGCTGGCTTCATTCAGGTTCCTCCTCCTGATGCATAAGCACTTTTACATCCCAAAAT CATTGGACACAGATGACCAACAGGCAATCTTCTCTCAATCAGAGCATGGACGCTGCGTAAATGTCAAG GTGTCCATCTGTAAGTCTCTCATCTTGGCTGCCTTGGCTCTGGGAAACTCTGCCCTTGTTGGTGTCCTGCTGTCTGCTGTTGcacacatttga